A region of the Zhihengliuella halotolerans genome:
TGAGCGCGTCACCAATAAGGTGTTCCTTCTCTCTCCGGCTACCGTCGAGATCCTTGGCGAGGACAAGAAGGCCTCGGAGGAGCAGTCCGCCTTCTTCAACCAAAGCTAGCCCGAAAGTCGGTCCGTGGAACTACTGCTCGCTCTGGTCTACATCGTCCTGACTGTCTTTCAGGTCACGTTGATGATCAGGATTGTCTACGACGTCGTCCAGATGTTCGCCCACTCGTGGCGCCCGTCGGGCTTTGCGCTCGTCGTCGCATCATTCGTCTACCGCTTGACGGACCCGCCGATGCGCTGGCTGCGATCCAAGGTCAAGCCCCTAGACCTCGGGGGGATGCGCCTGGACCTGGCATTCCTCATCCTGTTCTTCGCGGTTGTCATCGCGAAACTGGTCGTTTCATCGATTGCTCACTAGTGCAAAGATGCTCATAAAAAATGGCCAATATTTAGTCGAACCGCCAAGACCGTTATAGTCTTGTAAACGAAGTGCCCCGGAGCCCAGCTTCCGGAGCAACGCATGTGACAAGCCGCCCGGCAGGAAACACTGCCGCCGGGAGAGACCTAAGTATTGAGGTGACCAGATGGCGCTCACGCCAGAAGACGTTGTCAACAAACGATTCCAGCCGACCAAGTTCCGTGAGGGCTACGATCAGGATGAGGTTGACGATTTTCTTGACGAGATCGTCGTCGAGCTGCGTCGCCTGAATCAGGAGAACGACGAGCTCCGTCGTCGCGTAGCCGAATTCGAGTCCGGCGATGGCGCCGAGACCGCAGCCGTTCCGGCGCCGGTCGCAGCCGCCCCGGCGGGCAAGGTCGAGGAAAAGACCGAGGACAAGCCGGAGGCCAAGGCCGACAAGAAGGCCGTGGTCGAGGAGAAGGCCGAGAAGCCTGCGGAGGCAGCGCCCGCCGCCGAGCCGAAGAAGACGGCTGCAGCAGCTCCTGCCGCACCGGCAGCTGCCGCTGCCCCGGCAGCAGGCTCTGCGGAGTCCGCCGCTGGTGTTCTCGCGATGGCTCAGCGCCTGCACGACGAGTACGTCAGCGAAGGCAGCCAGAAGCGCGACAAGATCATCGCCGAGGCCCAGACCCAGGCGAAGACCTTGGTCGCAGAGGCCGAGGAGAAGAGCCGTCAGACGCTGAATGCGCTCGAGGTCCAGAAGACCGAACTCGAGCAGAAGGTCGACTCGCTGCGCACCTTCGAGCGCGACTACCGCGGTCGCCTCAAGGCCTACATCGAGGGCCAGCTGCGCGAACTGGACGCGAAGGGTTCCTCCGCGCCGGACAAGGCGGAGAGCGCCTAACCTGCAACGAACACGATCGGCGGCCGGAACTACCGGCCGCCGATCGTGCGTTAAGCCACTGCGGCCGTGAGAGCCTCGCGCCGCACGTACTCGAGACTGGAGCCAGCCACCGTGGAAGCAGCACCCCGCACGAAACCACCGCGCCGACTCACCCTGATGGGTGTCGTCTTCGCTGTGGCCCTCGGGCTCGACCAGCTCACCAAATGGCTGGTGCAGTCGACGATGGAGCTTGGCGAGACGATCCCTGTCATCGATCCGATCCTCAGCTGGCACTACATCCTCAACCCGGGGGCCGCGTTTTCCATCGGGACGAACATCACGTGGGTTTTCACACTGTTTCAGGCGGCGGTCGTTGTCTACATCGCGGTGATCGCCTCCCGCGTCCGATACACCCCGTGGGCACTCGCGCTCGGCGGGGTTGCCGGCGGAGCCGCCGGAAACCTGGTTGACCGGCTCTTCCGGGAACCCTCGTTCGGGATGGGCCACGTCGTCGACTTCATCGCCGTTCCGAAGTTCGCGGTCTTCAATATCGCCGACTCCTTCGTGGTGTGCTCGATGATCGCCGCCTGTCTGCTGATCTTCCGCGGTGTCAACCTCGACGGCCGACGTCCAGACGCCGAAGAAGCGCGTTCGACCGACGACGAGGCGGCCTGAATGCCGGTACTGGAGGCCGCTGAGTACGACGAGGGAACCCGCGTGGACGCGTTCGTCGCCGACATGCTGGGGATCTCCCGCTCCCACGCAGCCCAGCTGTGCAAAGACGGGCATGTCCTCATCGGGGAGAAGAAAGCGGCGAAGTCGCGTCGACTCACGACGGGGGAGAGCGTGCACGTCACGGTTCCGGAGCGTCCGGACCCGTTGGAAGTGAAAGTTGAGGCCGTGGAAGCACTGAAAATCATCGCCGAGACCGACGACTACGTCGTCATCGACAAACCGGTCGGTGTCGCCGCGCATCCATCGCCCGGATGGGTCGGCCCCACCGTCGTCGGCGCCCTAGCCGCCGAGGGCTACCGGATCAGCACGTCCGGCGCGGCCGAGCGGCAGGGGATCGTCCACCGGCTCGACGTCGGCACGTCCGGCCTCATGGTCGTGGCCACGAGCGAGCGCGCCTACACGGCGCTCAAGCAGGCGTTCCGGGACCGGACGCCGAAGAAGGTCTACCACACGGTGGTCCAGGGGATCCCGGACCCGCTCAAGGGGACCATCGACGCGCCCATCGGTCGACACCCCGGCCACGACTGGAAGTTCGCCGTCATGGAGGACGGCCGCGACTCGATCACCCACTACGAGGTCATCGAGGCTTTCGGTCGTGCATCACTGACCGAGGTCCACCTCGAGACCGGCCGCACGCACCAGATCCGTGTGCACTTCTCGGCGCTGAAACACCCATGCGCCGGCGATCTGACCTACGGAGCGGACCCGAAGCTGGCCGCCGCACTCGGTTTGACCCGCCAGTGGCTGCACGCCCACCGGCTGGGGTTCCCGCACCCGGTTTCCGGCGAGTGGGTGGAGTACGTCAGCGACTATCCCGCGGACCTGCAGGGCGCGCTCGAGCTCCTCCGCGACGGACTGCACTAGAAACCGCCGCCCGGAACGACGGCGTTCGGTGCGGTTGGCGCGCCGGCTTCCCGGGCCCGGTGCGCAAACGTCCCCCGTGGCTTCTAGAATGTTCTGGTGGCTAATCAAGACGGTTTCGTTCATCTGCACACGCACACCGAGTACTCGATGCTCGACGGGGCGGCGCGCTTGCCCGAGCTCTTCAAGGAGACGGAGCGGCTGGGCATGGACGCCATCGCCACGACCGATCACGGCTACCTCTTCGGCGCCTTCGACTTCTGGAACAAGGCGACGAGCGCCGGGATCAAGCCGATCATCGGCGTCGAAGCCTACGTCACGCCGGGCACTGAGCGGCACGACAAGACGCGTGTGAAGTGGCGCACCGAGGAAGCCCAGAAGGGCGACGACGTCTCCGGTGGCGGTCTCTATACGCACATGACGCTGCTCAGCTACAACAACACGGGCATGCGCAACCTCTTCAAGGGCGGTTCGACAGCGTCCCTGGACTCGCCGCTGGGCAAGTACCCGCGCTGGGACCGTGAGCTGCTCAACAAGCACGCCGAGGGCATGATCGCCACGACGGGCTGCCCTTCGGGCGAGGTGCAGACCAGACTGCGCCTCGGCCAGTACGAGGAGGCCAAGAAGTCCGCGGCGGAGTTCCGCGAAATCTTCGGTGCCGAGAATTACTTCTGCGAGCTCATGGACCACGGGCTGCAGATCGAGCGGCGCGTGACCAAGGACCTGCTGCGGCTGGCCAAGGAGCTCCAGCTGCCGCTGTTGGCCACCAACGACCTGCACTACACGCACGAGCACGACGCGAAGGCGCACGAGGCGCTGCTCGCCATCAACTCGGGGTCGACGCTCAATGAGCCGACCTACGACCAGGGCGGCTCCCGCTTCGCGTTCTCGGGTTCCGGATACTACGTCAAGAGCCCACGCGAGATGCGCGAGTTGTTCAAGGAGATGCCCGAGGCGTGCGACAACACGCTGCTCATCGCAGAACGCGCCGAGGTCTCCTTCGACATGGACGCCAACTACATGCCGAAGTACCCGTGCCCGGAGGGCGAGGACGAGACCAGCTGGCTCATCAAGGAGGTCGACAAGGGCCTGCATTACAGGTACCCGGACGGCATCCCGGACGACGTCCGGAGGCAGGCCGACTACGAGCTGGACATCATCATCAAGATGGGATTCCCGGGCTACTTCCTCGTCGTGGCCGACTTCATCAACTGGTCCAAAGACAACGGGATCCGTGTCGGACCGGGCCGCGGCTCCGGCGCCGGCTCCATGGTCGCCTACGCCATGCGCATCACCGACCTGGACCCGCTCAAGCATGGCCTGATCTTCGAGCGCTTCCTCAACCCGGACCGCGTGTCCATGCCCGACTTCGACGTCGACTTCGATGATCGCCGCCGCTCCGAAGTCATCAAGTACGTGACCGAGAAGTACGGCGACGAGCGCGTCGCGATGATCGTCACCTATGGTTCGATCAAGACCAAGCAGGCGCTCAAGGACTCCTCGCGCGTCCTCGGCTACCCGTTCAGCATGGGCGAGCAGCTGACCAAAGCGCTGCCGCCGGCCGTCATGGCCAAAGACATCCCGCTCAAGGACATCGAGGACCCGAAGGCGCAGCGCTACGCCGAAGCCGGTGACTTCCGCAACCTGATCGCCAACGACCCGGAGGCTGCCCGCGTCTTCGAGACTGCGAAGGGTCTCGAGGGCCTGAAGCGCCAGTGGGGCGTGCACGCCGCCGGTGTGATCATGAGCTCGGACCCCGTCATCGACGTCATCCCGATCATGCGCCGCCTCCAGGACGGTCAGGTCATCACGCAGTTCGACTACCCGACGTGCGAGGGTCTCGGCCTGATCAAGATGGACTTCCTCGGCCTGCGCAACCTCACGATCGTCTCCGACGCGATCGAGAACATCCAGGCGAACAAGGGCGAGACCCTCGACCTCGAGCGGCTGGAGACGGACGACCGTGCCTCCTACGAGCTGCTGGCCCGCGGCGACACGCTCGGCGTGTTCCAGCTCGACGGCGGGCCAATGCGCGCCCTGCTGCGCCTGATGCGGCCCGACAACTTCGAGGACATCTCCGCCGTCATCGCGCTGTATCGACCGGGTCCGATGGGCGCGAACTCGCACAACAACTACGCCCTGCGCAAGAACGGCCTCCAGGAGGTCACGCCGATCCACCCCGAGCTCGAGGAGCCGCTCAAGGAGATCCTCGACACGACCTACGGCCTGATCGTGTATCAGGAGCAGGTCATGGCCATCGCGCAGAAGGTTGCCGGCTACTCGCTCGGCCAGGCCGACATCCTGCGCCGCGCGATGGGCAAGAAGAAGAAATCGGAGCTGGACAAGCAGTACGCGGCATTCCACCAGGGCATGATCGACGGCGGCTTCTCCGAGGCCGCGATCAAGTCGCTCTGGGACATCCTGCTTCCGTTCTCGGACTAC
Encoded here:
- the dnaE gene encoding DNA polymerase III subunit alpha, with amino-acid sequence MANQDGFVHLHTHTEYSMLDGAARLPELFKETERLGMDAIATTDHGYLFGAFDFWNKATSAGIKPIIGVEAYVTPGTERHDKTRVKWRTEEAQKGDDVSGGGLYTHMTLLSYNNTGMRNLFKGGSTASLDSPLGKYPRWDRELLNKHAEGMIATTGCPSGEVQTRLRLGQYEEAKKSAAEFREIFGAENYFCELMDHGLQIERRVTKDLLRLAKELQLPLLATNDLHYTHEHDAKAHEALLAINSGSTLNEPTYDQGGSRFAFSGSGYYVKSPREMRELFKEMPEACDNTLLIAERAEVSFDMDANYMPKYPCPEGEDETSWLIKEVDKGLHYRYPDGIPDDVRRQADYELDIIIKMGFPGYFLVVADFINWSKDNGIRVGPGRGSGAGSMVAYAMRITDLDPLKHGLIFERFLNPDRVSMPDFDVDFDDRRRSEVIKYVTEKYGDERVAMIVTYGSIKTKQALKDSSRVLGYPFSMGEQLTKALPPAVMAKDIPLKDIEDPKAQRYAEAGDFRNLIANDPEAARVFETAKGLEGLKRQWGVHAAGVIMSSDPVIDVIPIMRRLQDGQVITQFDYPTCEGLGLIKMDFLGLRNLTIVSDAIENIQANKGETLDLERLETDDRASYELLARGDTLGVFQLDGGPMRALLRLMRPDNFEDISAVIALYRPGPMGANSHNNYALRKNGLQEVTPIHPELEEPLKEILDTTYGLIVYQEQVMAIAQKVAGYSLGQADILRRAMGKKKKSELDKQYAAFHQGMIDGGFSEAAIKSLWDILLPFSDYAFNKAHSAAYGLVSYWTAYLKAHHPAEYMAALLTSVGDDKDKLAMYLNECRRMGITVLPPDVSESALNFTPVGKDIRFGMGAIRNVGTNVVNAMVEAREEKGRFESFSDFLQKVPAVVCNKRTIESLIKAGAFDELGHARRALAMIHEEAVDSVVVLKRNEAANQFDLFSGLDGDAAGSSLTVEIPDLPEWEKKDKLGFEREMLGLYVSDHPLQGLGGVLEQHADMPVNHLLGEDGPHDGQMVKIAGMITSLQRRIAKSSGNPYARCEVEDMSGSIEVMFFGQAYGPIASVLAEDLIVVIKGRFQRRDDGAISISAQEMTIPEISEDGLAGPVVISMHSHKATEEVVSQLGSVLQTHPGNTEVRVKLAGTRTVQLMRLGPDFRVNPNPALFGDLKVLLGPACLDV
- a CDS encoding DivIVA domain-containing protein, which produces MALTPEDVVNKRFQPTKFREGYDQDEVDDFLDEIVVELRRLNQENDELRRRVAEFESGDGAETAAVPAPVAAAPAGKVEEKTEDKPEAKADKKAVVEEKAEKPAEAAPAAEPKKTAAAAPAAPAAAAAPAAGSAESAAGVLAMAQRLHDEYVSEGSQKRDKIIAEAQTQAKTLVAEAEEKSRQTLNALEVQKTELEQKVDSLRTFERDYRGRLKAYIEGQLRELDAKGSSAPDKAESA
- a CDS encoding YggT family protein produces the protein MELLLALVYIVLTVFQVTLMIRIVYDVVQMFAHSWRPSGFALVVASFVYRLTDPPMRWLRSKVKPLDLGGMRLDLAFLILFFAVVIAKLVVSSIAH
- a CDS encoding RluA family pseudouridine synthase — its product is MPVLEAAEYDEGTRVDAFVADMLGISRSHAAQLCKDGHVLIGEKKAAKSRRLTTGESVHVTVPERPDPLEVKVEAVEALKIIAETDDYVVIDKPVGVAAHPSPGWVGPTVVGALAAEGYRISTSGAAERQGIVHRLDVGTSGLMVVATSERAYTALKQAFRDRTPKKVYHTVVQGIPDPLKGTIDAPIGRHPGHDWKFAVMEDGRDSITHYEVIEAFGRASLTEVHLETGRTHQIRVHFSALKHPCAGDLTYGADPKLAAALGLTRQWLHAHRLGFPHPVSGEWVEYVSDYPADLQGALELLRDGLH
- the lspA gene encoding signal peptidase II produces the protein MGVVFAVALGLDQLTKWLVQSTMELGETIPVIDPILSWHYILNPGAAFSIGTNITWVFTLFQAAVVVYIAVIASRVRYTPWALALGGVAGGAAGNLVDRLFREPSFGMGHVVDFIAVPKFAVFNIADSFVVCSMIAACLLIFRGVNLDGRRPDAEEARSTDDEAA